In Citrus sinensis cultivar Valencia sweet orange chromosome 2, DVS_A1.0, whole genome shotgun sequence, a single genomic region encodes these proteins:
- the LOC127900275 gene encoding uncharacterized protein LOC127900275 yields the protein MDRSWITCDRLSVEYRSGVADFLDFAILNAENRMSIRCHCTFCCNMEFHTPQQVKDHLFAKGFFPRYIVWTWHGEADFKSTFTMCEDHSHSQRFRCHDYSNIIDMVEDAYEHCDKDPSSFKDMLEVAEKPLYPGAKHSKLSSLMRLYNVKGNYGWSDKEFSTLLEVLADILPNNNTLPMSMYEVKKTMKVLGLEYEKIHAYPNDCILYKNEFVDLAECPNCGASRYQRKKDSSTKFRKGVPKKLCMKRKFFMLSLLIYDLKQPGNDLDVYLAPLIEDLKTLWDVGIDVYDAYRKETFNLRAVLMWTISDFPAYGNLSGCAVKGYYACPICGIDTCACWLPHSKKMSYMGHRRFLPLGHLFRKLKKVFNGKQEWNEPPKTLFGEEIFNLVEDIDIKFRKKKAKKWKHDGGGGGDGDENIIEKLYKKKSIFFELDDWKHLLVHHQLDVMHIEKMCARTYMAHYFINQAKQNMGLMLEKILSL from the exons atggaCAGAAGTTGGATAACTTGTGATAGATTGTCTGTAGAGTATCGTTCTGGAGTTGCTGATTTCTTAGATTTTGCCATTTTGAATGCTGAAAATCGAATGTCAATTAGATGTCATTGCACCTTTTGTTGTAATATGGAGTTTCATACTCCTCAACAGGTGAAGGATCATTTATTTGCAAAAGGTTTTTTCCCAAGATATATTGTTTGGACTTGGCATGGTGAGGCTGACTTTAAATCTACATTTACAATGTGTGAAGACCATTCACATAGTCAAAGATTTAGATGTCATGATTACAGTAACATAATTGACATGGTTGAAGATGCTTACGAGCATTGTGATAAAGATCCTAGTTCTTTTAAGGATATGCTTGAAGTTGCTGAAAAGCCTTTGTATCCGGGGGCAAAACATTCAAAGTTATCTAGTTTAATGAGACTTTACAATGTGAAAGGGAACTATGGGTGGTCCGATAAAGAATTTTCTACTTTGTTAGAAGTCCTTGCTGATAttttgccaaataataatactctACCTATGTCAATGTATGAGGTTAAGAAAACAATGAAAGTGCTAGGCTTAGAGTATGAAAAAATACATGCATATCCAAATGACTGCATTTTGTATAAGAATGAATTTGTTGATCTTGCTGAATGCCCAAATTGTGGAGCATCTAggtatcaaagaaaaaaagatagctCAACAAAATTTAGGAAAGGGGTTCCTAAAAAG TTGTGTATGAAGAGAAAGTTTTTTATGTTGTCACTTTTGATATATGACCTTAAACAACCTGGAAATGATCTAGATGTATACCTAGCACCTTTGATTGAGGACTTAAAAACTCTATGGGATGTAGGTATTGATGTTTATGATGCTTATAGAAAAGAAACCTTTAATTTACGGGCTGTCTTGATGTGGACAATCAGTGACTTTCCAGCATACGGAAACCTCTCTGGTTGTGCTGTTAAGGGCTATTATGCTTGCCCAATTTGTGGGATAGACACTTGTGCATGTTGGCTGCCACATAGTAAAAAAATGTCATATATGGGCCATCGCCGTTTTCTACCACTTGGTCACCTATTTCGAAAACTGAAAAAGGTTTTTAATGGGAAGCAAGAGTGGAATGAGCCTCCTAAAACTTTGTTTGGTGAGGAAATCTTTAATCTGGTGGAagatatagatattaagtTCAGGAAAAAGAAGGCCAAAAAGTGGAAACATGATGGCGGTGGTGGCGGTGATGGTGATGAgaacataattgaaaaattgtacaaaaaaaagtcaatcTTTTTTGAGTTAGACGATTGGAAGCATTTATTAGTTCACCATCAATTAGATGTGATGCACATTGAAAAAATGTGTGCGAGAACATATATGGCACATTACTTCATCAACCaggcaaaacaaaatatgggATTAATGCTCGAAAAGATCTTGAGTCTTTGA
- the LOC102620321 gene encoding transcription factor ICE1 — protein MVLEPNGAVWMEGEEEQPLSVSWTTAAAATATTTARATTEPKEDEMHVNAVSLSGFKSILDTDWFLNSTLNNPPQDFTNTTGLLETHQELRAFNAFQETNLFFQPIESHPFTLNPTHSLLPPNNNDNNSNSHLPFVSGFDLGGEAAGFIQPASGFMGLTTTQICATNDSDFHGFGSSYSNCFDNLEGLFFNSNSKAKVCSQSQPTLFEKRAALRQSSGKLENLEILGGNLLLENIKCRKNEEASVDISSLNYESDEYNNNNNNNNASNDNNVNGKVDESVKNWNAGGSATVGDNKGKRKGLPAKNLMAERRRRKKLNDRLYMLRSVVPKISKMDRASILGDAIDYLKELLQRINDLHNELESTPTGSLMQPSTSIQPMTPTPPTLPCRVKEEISRSPTGEAARVEVRIREGRAVNIHMFCARRPGLLLSTMRALDSLGLDIQQAVISCFNGFALDVFRAEQCREGQDVLPKQIKSVLLDTAGFHDVM, from the exons atggTTCTGGAACCAAACGGCGCCGTTTGGATGGAAGGTGAAGAGGAGCAGCCACTCTCAGTTTCTTGGACCACAGCCGCCGCCGCCACTGCCACCACCACCGCCCGTGCCACCACGGAGCCtaaagaagatgaaatgcaCGTCAATGCTGTCTCTCTGTCGGGTTTCAAATCAATTCTCGACACTGACTGGTTCTTGAACTCAACTCTAAACAACCCACCTCAAGATTTTACCAACACCACCGGCTTATTAGAAACCCACCAAGAACTCAGAGCTTTCAACGCTTTTCAAGAAACCAACCTCTTTTTTCAACCAATTGAATCACACCCTTTCACCTTAAACCCGACACATTCACTGCTGCCACCAAACAACAACgacaacaacagcaacagccACCTCCCTTTTGTAAGTGGCTTTGATTTGGGTGGTGAAGCTGCTGGTTTTATTCAGCCGGCTTCGGGTTTCATGGGCCTAACGACAACTCAGATTTGTGCCACTAATGACTCTGATTTTCATGGGTTCGGTTCTTCTTATAGCAATTGCTTTGATAATTTAGAGGGTCTGTTTTTTAACAGTAACAGCAAGGCTAAAGTGTGTTCGCAGTCACAGCCAACTCTGTTTGAAAAGCGAGCGGCTTTGAGGCAGAGTTCTGGTAAATTAGAAAACTTGGAGATTTTGGGAGGGAATTTGCTGTTGGAGAACATCAAGTGTCGGAAAAATGAGGAGGCTAGTgttgatatttcaagtttgaaTTATGAGTCTGATGagtataataataacaataataataataatgctagTAATGACAATAATGTGAATGGTAAGGTGGATGAGAGTGTCAAGAATTGGAATGCTGGTGGTAGTGCGACTGTTGGGGATAATAAAGGGAAAAGGAAAGGTTTGCcagcaaagaatttgatggCTGAGAGGAGGAGAAGGAAGAAGCTTAATGATAGGCTTTACATGCTTAGGTCTGTTGTGCCCAAGATTAGCAag ATGGATAGGGCTTCAATACTGGGGGATGCCATTGATTACCTAAAGGAACTCCTGCAGAGGATCAATGATCTTCACAATGAATTGGAGTCAACCCCAACTGGCTCTTTGATGCAGCCCTCTACAAGCATCCAACCTATGACCCCAACTCCACCCACCCTTCCGTGCCGCGTCAAGGAAGAAATAAGCCGGAGTCCAACAGGCGAAGCTGCAAGG GTGGAAGTTAGGATTAGAGAAGGAAGGGCTGTGAACATTCACATGTTCTGCGCTCGTAGGCCGGGTCTCTTGCTCTCTACTATGAGGGCTCTGGACAGCCTTGGGTTGGACATTCAGCAGGCTGTCATCAGCTGTTTCAATGGGTTTGCACTGGATGTTTTCCGAGCAGAG CAATGCAGGGAAGGCCAGGATGTCTTGCCCAAGCAGATCAAATCGGTGCTCTTGGATACAGCTGGCTTCCATGATGTGATGTAA
- the LOC102620037 gene encoding secoisolariciresinol dehydrogenase gives MLRSLTREFKFIADDLFTKRARLYSTVGAKRLEGKVALITGGANGLGKATADEFVQHGAQVIIADVDSEMGPKVAKELGPAAHYLECDVAAELQVAEAVDTVVSRHGKLDIMYNSAGITGPTIPSSIVDLNLDDFDRVMQVNIRGLVAGIKHAARVMVPTGSGSILCTSSISGLMGGLGPHPYTISKFTIPGIVKSMASELCSNGIRINCISPAPIPTPMSVTQISKFYPGASEEQIVEIINGLGELKGVRCEQTDVARAALYLASDDAKYVTGHNLVVDGGFTCFKHLGFPSPDQFV, from the exons ATGCTCAGATCATTAACCAG GGAGTTCAAGTTCATTGCTGATGATTTGTTCACTAAGCGTGCAAGACTCTACTCCACAGTTGGTGCCAAAAG GCTAGAAGGTAAAGTAGCACTCATAACAGGCGGTGCAAATGGGCTTGGCAAGGCAACGGCCGATGAATTTGTTCAACATGGAGCCCAAGTGATTATTGCTGATGTCGATTCTGAGATGGGCCCAAAAGTAGCCAAGGAATTGGGCCCTGCGGCCCATTATCTCGAATGCGACGTCGCTGCCGAGCTTCAAGTAGCCGAAGCAGTGGATACCGTTGTGTCCCGCCACGGAAAACTTGATATAATGTACAACAGCGCTGGAATAACCGGCCCGACTATCCCGTCGAGCATTGTGGACCTTAACCTAGACGACTTCGATAGAGTTATGCAGGTCAACATCCGGGGTTTGGTCGCCGGGATAAAGCATGCGGCTCGAGTGATGGTACCGACGGGCTCGGGCTCCATTCTCTGTACATCTAGTATTAGTGGGCTAATGGGTGGGCTAGGCCCACATCCATACACAATATCAAAGTTTACAATTCCTGGGATTGTCAAGTCAATGGCCAGTGAGTTATGCAGCAATGGGATCAGGATCAATTGCATTTCACCGGCCCCAATACCAACACCAATGTCTGTGACCCAGATCTCAAAATTTTACCCCGGGGCCTCAGAAGAACAAATAGTTGAAATCATTAACGGGCTTGGGGAGCTGAAGGGAGTCAGGTGTGAGCAGACTGATGTGGCAAGGGCTGCTTTGTATTTGGCATCAGATGATGCCAAGTATGTAACGGGGCATAATCTTGTGGTGGATGGAGGATTCACTTGCTTTAAGCATCTGGGGTTCCCTTCTCCTGATCAGTTTGTGTAA